One region of Quercus lobata isolate SW786 chromosome 2, ValleyOak3.0 Primary Assembly, whole genome shotgun sequence genomic DNA includes:
- the LOC115966551 gene encoding uncharacterized protein LOC115966551: MEDYWLLWSPRYSSKVWQMARSSIEDFSDAATIDFSAPRPTLASCWSPPPPGVFKINVDGASSDLDGTSSIGVIIRDFNGETFAALCKPLQSHFPAELVEVLTLEHLNRASNYATHELALFARRNGSHHLWKGVTPSFLESIVQADLLL; the protein is encoded by the exons ATGGAGGATTACTGGCTTCTATGGTCACCCCGATACTCATCGAAG GTCTGGCAGATGGCTAGAAGTTCCATTGAGGACTTCTCTGATGCAGCAACCATTGATTTTTCTGCTCCAAGGCCGACTCTCGCTAGTTGCTGGTCCCCTCCGCCTCCTGGTGTATTCAAGATTAATGTGGATGGAGCCTCTTCAGACCTTGATGGTACCTCTAGTATTGGAGTCATCATCAGAGATTTCAATGGTGAAACATTTGCTGCCCTCTGCAAACCTCTTCAGTCCCACTTCCCAGCGGAATTAGTGGAAGTCCTTACTTTGGAGCACCTAAACCGAGCTTCTAATTATGCAACTCATGAGCTTGCTCTCTTTGCCCGTAGGAATGGATCTCATCATTTGTGGAAAGGGGTTACTCCCTCCTTTTTAGAATCAATTGTACAAGCAGACTTACTGCTCTAA